The following are encoded together in the Thunnus albacares chromosome 7, fThuAlb1.1, whole genome shotgun sequence genome:
- the phlda2 gene encoding pleckstrin homology-like domain family A member 2, giving the protein MKMSAAEISQILKEGELEKRSDNLLQFWKRKTCVLTTDSLNIYADTQKRTKGKELKLQSIKKVDCVERTGKFVYFTIVTTDNKEIDFRCPGEDNCWNAVITMALIDYQNRKAIQDFKTRQDNETASPGQQERRMARAP; this is encoded by the coding sequence atgaaaatgtcagCGGCGGAGATCAGCCAGATCCTCAAGGAGGGAGAGCTGGAGAAGAGGAGCGACAATCTGCTCCAGTTCTGGAAGAGGAAGACGTGCGTCCTGACCACGGACAGCCTCAACATTTACGCCGATACGCAGAAGCGCACCAAGGGCAAGGAGCTCAAGCTGCAGTCCATCAAGAAAGTGGACTGCGTGGAGCGCACCGGCAAGTTCGTCTATTTCACCATCGTAACCACAGACAATAAGGAGATTGATTTCCGGTGCCCTGGAGAGGATAACTGCTGGAATGCAGTGATCACCATGGCCCTGATTGATTACCAGAACAGAAAAGCCATCCAGGACTTTAAAACGCGGCAAGACAATGAGACAGCGTCGCCTGGACAGCAGGAGAGGCGCATGGCGAGGGCGCCCTGA